From the Lysobacter sp. FW306-1B-D06B genome, one window contains:
- the alr gene encoding alanine racemase: MPPAVSERPTRITVDLDHLSHNLRTIRAHVGVPVMGIVKANAYGHGLVPVALHLQAQGVEQLGVAFVEEGIALRRAGVTAPVLVLGGIFGPQVAQFIAHDLEITVSSLDKLRQVEAAAEAMERRAVIHLKIDTGMERIGVHSYSSRPFIEAAVGSKWCELKGIYSHLACSDDPASPMTLQQVERFHDACSHIERAGAPMPLRHLANSGGVLHFPQTWLDMVRPGIVLYGVLPDPASQRTIDVKPAMTLGSQVVYFKVVKAGNTVSYGATWRCDHDTRVVTVPIGYGDGFPRSLSSRGEVLIRGQRYPIVGRVCMDQFMVDIGQDSAWNEDEVVLIGRQGDEAIRAEDVAALAGTIPYEILVGLNDRIPREYRGGPG; encoded by the coding sequence ATGCCCCCGGCCGTCAGCGAGCGTCCGACTCGCATCACGGTCGACCTGGACCACCTTTCCCACAACCTGCGCACCATCCGTGCGCACGTCGGCGTGCCCGTCATGGGCATCGTCAAGGCCAACGCCTACGGCCACGGGCTCGTGCCGGTGGCGCTGCATCTGCAGGCGCAGGGGGTGGAGCAGTTGGGCGTGGCGTTCGTGGAGGAGGGCATCGCCCTGCGACGTGCGGGCGTGACCGCGCCGGTGCTGGTGCTGGGCGGCATCTTCGGCCCGCAGGTGGCGCAGTTCATCGCGCACGATCTGGAGATCACCGTTTCCTCGCTCGACAAGCTGCGTCAGGTCGAAGCCGCGGCCGAGGCGATGGAGCGCCGTGCGGTGATCCATCTCAAGATCGACACCGGGATGGAGCGCATCGGCGTGCACAGCTATTCGTCGCGGCCGTTCATCGAGGCGGCGGTGGGTTCGAAGTGGTGCGAGCTCAAGGGCATCTATTCGCACCTGGCATGCTCGGACGACCCGGCTTCGCCGATGACGTTGCAGCAGGTCGAGCGCTTCCACGACGCCTGCTCGCACATCGAACGCGCCGGCGCGCCGATGCCGCTGCGGCACCTGGCCAACTCCGGCGGTGTGCTGCATTTCCCGCAGACCTGGCTGGACATGGTGCGTCCCGGCATCGTGCTTTACGGCGTGCTGCCCGACCCGGCGTCGCAACGCACCATTGATGTGAAGCCGGCGATGACGCTCGGCTCGCAGGTCGTGTATTTCAAGGTGGTGAAGGCGGGCAACACCGTCAGCTACGGGGCGACCTGGCGCTGCGACCACGACACCCGCGTGGTCACCGTGCCGATCGGCTATGGCGACGGTTTCCCGCGTTCGTTGTCCTCGCGCGGTGAGGTGCTGATCCGCGGGCAGCGTTATCCCATCGTCGGGCGCGTGTGCATGGACCAGTTCATGGTCGACATCGGTCAAGACAGCGCCTGGAACGAGGACGAAGTCGTCCTCATCGGCCGGCAGGGCGACGAGGCCATCCGTGCCGAGGACGTCGCTGCGCTGGCCGGGACCATCCCCTACGAAATCCTCGTCGGCCTCAACGACCGCATTCCGCGCGAGTACCGGGGCGGGCCGGGCTGA
- a CDS encoding OmpA family protein: MKNFLKAACVAVVTTALLAGCATGGGGYYGQPYPQQQQPQPQGQQQGMSKTSKGAIIGALAGVAAGLLSGDDATERRQRALVGAGVGGLAGAAIGNYQDRQEAALRQQTAGTGVDVVRQGNNITLNMPSGITFDFDKSNLKPEFYPVLDNVARTLQEYNQTVIEVAGHTDSIGSDAYNQKLSEQRANSVASYLQSRGLNRERFIVVGAGKTRPIASNDTEAGRAQNRRVEITLVPIQS, translated from the coding sequence ATGAAGAATTTCCTCAAGGCCGCCTGCGTCGCCGTCGTCACCACTGCGCTGCTCGCGGGCTGTGCCACCGGCGGTGGCGGCTATTACGGTCAGCCGTATCCGCAGCAACAGCAGCCGCAGCCGCAGGGTCAGCAGCAGGGCATGAGCAAGACCAGCAAGGGCGCGATCATCGGCGCGCTCGCCGGTGTCGCCGCCGGCCTGCTCAGCGGCGATGACGCCACCGAGCGTCGTCAACGCGCGCTGGTCGGTGCAGGCGTCGGCGGCCTGGCCGGTGCGGCCATCGGCAACTACCAGGATCGCCAGGAAGCCGCGCTGCGCCAGCAGACCGCCGGCACCGGCGTCGACGTGGTCCGCCAGGGCAACAACATCACGCTCAACATGCCCAGCGGCATCACCTTCGACTTCGACAAGTCGAACCTGAAGCCGGAGTTCTATCCGGTGCTCGACAACGTCGCGCGCACGCTGCAGGAATACAACCAGACCGTCATCGAGGTCGCCGGCCACACCGACAGCATCGGCAGCGATGCCTACAACCAGAAGCTGTCGGAGCAGCGCGCCAACTCGGTCGCCAGCTACCTGCAGAGCCGCGGCCTGAATCGCGAGCGCTTCATCGTCGTCGGCGCCGGCAAGACCCGTCCGATCGCCAGCAACGACACCGAAGCCGGCCGCGCGCAGAACCGCCGCGTCGAGATCACGCTGGTGCCGATCCAGTCCTGA
- a CDS encoding cytochrome c, with the protein MRPLMIAACFVLTTAAFSASAQDAQAPAAAAAPAATTTPAPLKGDAARGKQLTYTCQGCHGVTGYKNAYPNYHVPKIGGQSELYLTNALTEYKKGTRKHPTMQAQSQSFSDQDIADIAAFLSTVK; encoded by the coding sequence ATGCGACCGCTGATGATCGCCGCCTGCTTCGTCCTGACCACCGCCGCGTTCAGCGCGTCGGCACAGGATGCCCAGGCTCCCGCCGCTGCTGCCGCTCCGGCCGCGACGACGACCCCGGCCCCGCTCAAGGGCGACGCTGCCAGGGGCAAGCAGTTGACCTATACCTGCCAGGGCTGCCACGGCGTCACCGGCTACAAGAACGCGTATCCGAACTACCACGTCCCGAAAATCGGCGGGCAGTCGGAGCTGTACCTGACCAACGCGCTGACCGAATACAAGAAGGGAACGCGCAAGCATCCGACGATGCAGGCCCAGTCGCAGAGCTTCTCCGACCAGGACATCGCCGACATCGCCGCTTTCCTTTCGACCGTGAAGTGA
- a CDS encoding efflux RND transporter permease subunit, whose product MTQPAHTPGFNLVEFSTRRRVTVMMVTLTFVLFGFIALGDLKVNLLPDLSYPTLTVRTEYTGAAPSEIETLISEPVEEAVGVVKGLRKLKSVSRTGQSDVVLEFAWGTDMDQASLEVRDKMEVLQLPLEAKAPVLLRFNPSTEPILRIALSPKTEATSDTEAMRQLTALRRYADDDLKKKLEPVEGVAAVKVGGGLEDEIQVDIDQQKIAQLNLPIDTVIQRLQQENINISGGRLEEGSQRYLVRTVNQFANVPEIREMLVTTQSGGDGAAASAAAQMAAIAAQTGSAEAMAAAASVQSANSAGGATVAGGMPVRLKDVADVRQGFKEREAIIRLAGKEAVELAIYKEGDANTVATADAIQKRLDEIKEQVPPDVELTTIDDQSTFIRHAISDVKFDAVIGGALAILIIFLFLRDGWSTFVISLSLPVSIITTFFFMGQMGLSLNVMSLGGLALATGLVVDDSIVVLESIAKARERGLGVLEAAIAGTREVSMAVVASTLTTIAVFLPLVFVQGIAGQLFRDQALTVALAIGISLIVSMTLIPMLSALKGRPPMAFPEEAPHPRWEPKSKIGMPLAYTQRGIGWTLRTFFFGIAWLIVRAWRGLVAVVGPVMRAASDLAMAPYGRAERGYLKLLPSALKRPTLVLGSAAVAFALTLLAVPLLGADLIPQLAQDRFEMTVKLPPGTPLRDTDALVRELQQKHAKDDGIRALYGVSGSGTRLDANPTESGENIGKLTVVMENGGSKAVEAAETERLRTTMQSHPGAQVDFARPELFSFSTPLEIELRGQDLEGIQQAGQRMAALLRANPHYADVKSTVEEGFPEIQIRFDQDRAGALGLTTRQIADVVVKKVRGDVATRYSFRDRKIDVLVRARETDRASVDSIRRLIVNPGSNRPVTLDSVADVVATTGPSEIHRADQVRVAIVSANLRDIDLGTAVREVQDMVSKQPIGAGVTMHIGGQGEELAESVNALLFAFGLAVFLVYLVMASQFESLLHPFVILFTIPLALVGAVLALLITNSPVSVVVFIGLILLVGLVVKNAIILVDKVNQLREAGVPKREALVEGARSRLRPIIMTTTCTLFGFLPLALAMGEGAEVRSPMAITVIGGLLVSTLLTLVVIPVVYDLLDRRPDEYYVKRAKRTHVPSGESAEGAGGQVEPV is encoded by the coding sequence GTGACGCAACCTGCGCACACACCTGGTTTCAACCTGGTGGAGTTCTCCACGCGCCGTCGAGTGACGGTGATGATGGTGACCCTCACCTTCGTGCTCTTCGGATTCATCGCGTTGGGCGACCTCAAGGTCAACCTGCTGCCTGACCTGAGCTACCCCACGCTGACGGTGCGCACCGAATACACCGGTGCCGCGCCGTCGGAAATCGAGACCTTGATCAGCGAGCCGGTCGAAGAGGCCGTCGGCGTGGTCAAGGGGCTGCGCAAGCTCAAGTCGGTTTCGCGCACCGGGCAGAGCGATGTCGTGCTCGAGTTCGCCTGGGGCACCGACATGGACCAGGCCAGCCTGGAAGTCCGCGACAAGATGGAGGTGCTGCAGCTGCCGCTGGAGGCCAAGGCCCCGGTGCTGCTGCGCTTCAATCCGTCGACCGAGCCGATTCTGCGCATCGCGCTGTCGCCCAAGACCGAGGCGACGAGCGACACCGAAGCCATGCGCCAGCTCACCGCGCTGCGCCGCTATGCCGACGACGACCTGAAGAAGAAGCTCGAGCCGGTCGAAGGCGTGGCTGCGGTGAAGGTCGGCGGCGGTCTGGAAGATGAAATCCAGGTCGACATCGACCAGCAGAAGATCGCGCAGCTGAACCTGCCGATCGACACCGTCATCCAGCGTCTGCAGCAGGAGAACATCAACATCTCCGGCGGCCGCCTGGAAGAAGGCTCGCAGCGTTACCTCGTGCGCACGGTGAACCAGTTCGCCAACGTGCCCGAGATCCGCGAGATGCTCGTCACCACGCAGAGCGGCGGCGACGGCGCGGCCGCGAGCGCGGCGGCGCAGATGGCCGCGATCGCGGCGCAGACCGGTTCGGCCGAAGCGATGGCCGCGGCGGCATCGGTGCAGAGCGCCAACTCCGCCGGCGGCGCGACTGTCGCCGGTGGCATGCCCGTGCGCCTGAAGGACGTCGCCGACGTGCGCCAGGGCTTCAAGGAACGCGAGGCGATCATCCGCCTGGCGGGCAAGGAAGCGGTCGAACTGGCGATCTACAAGGAAGGCGATGCGAACACCGTCGCCACTGCCGACGCCATCCAGAAGCGCCTGGACGAAATCAAGGAACAGGTGCCGCCGGACGTCGAGCTGACGACCATCGACGACCAGTCGACCTTCATCCGTCACGCCATCAGCGACGTCAAGTTCGACGCGGTGATCGGCGGCGCGCTGGCGATCCTGATCATCTTCCTGTTCCTGCGCGATGGCTGGAGCACGTTCGTCATCAGCCTGTCGCTGCCGGTGTCGATCATCACGACGTTCTTCTTCATGGGCCAGATGGGCCTGAGCCTCAACGTCATGTCGCTCGGCGGCCTGGCGCTGGCGACCGGCCTGGTGGTGGACGACTCCATCGTCGTACTGGAAAGCATCGCCAAGGCGCGCGAACGCGGCCTGGGCGTGCTGGAAGCCGCCATCGCCGGCACGCGTGAAGTGAGCATGGCCGTGGTCGCGTCCACGCTGACCACCATCGCGGTGTTCCTGCCGCTGGTGTTCGTGCAGGGCATCGCTGGGCAGCTGTTCCGCGACCAGGCGCTGACCGTGGCGCTCGCGATCGGCATCTCGCTGATCGTGTCGATGACGTTGATCCCGATGCTGAGCGCGCTCAAGGGACGTCCGCCGATGGCCTTCCCGGAGGAAGCGCCGCATCCGCGCTGGGAGCCCAAGTCGAAGATCGGCATGCCGCTGGCCTACACGCAGCGCGGCATCGGCTGGACCCTGCGCACGTTCTTCTTCGGTATCGCGTGGTTGATCGTGCGCGCGTGGCGTGGCCTGGTCGCCGTGGTCGGCCCGGTCATGCGCGCCGCGAGCGATCTGGCGATGGCGCCGTACGGCCGCGCCGAACGCGGCTATCTGAAGCTGCTGCCGAGCGCGTTGAAGCGTCCGACGCTGGTGCTGGGTTCTGCCGCGGTGGCGTTCGCGTTGACGCTGTTGGCGGTGCCGTTGCTCGGCGCGGACTTGATCCCGCAGCTGGCGCAGGACCGCTTCGAGATGACCGTGAAGCTCCCGCCCGGCACGCCGCTGCGCGACACCGATGCACTGGTGCGCGAACTGCAGCAGAAGCACGCCAAGGACGACGGCATCCGCGCGCTGTACGGCGTGAGCGGCAGTGGCACGCGACTGGACGCCAATCCGACCGAAAGCGGCGAGAACATCGGCAAGCTCACCGTCGTGATGGAGAACGGCGGCAGCAAGGCGGTGGAAGCGGCCGAAACCGAACGCCTGCGTACGACGATGCAGTCGCATCCGGGCGCGCAGGTCGACTTCGCCCGTCCGGAGCTCTTCAGCTTCTCCACGCCGCTGGAAATCGAGCTGCGCGGTCAGGACCTGGAAGGCATCCAGCAGGCCGGCCAGCGCATGGCCGCACTGCTGCGCGCCAACCCGCACTACGCCGACGTGAAGTCGACGGTGGAAGAGGGCTTCCCGGAGATCCAGATCCGCTTCGACCAGGACCGCGCCGGTGCGCTCGGCCTGACCACGCGCCAGATCGCCGACGTGGTGGTGAAGAAGGTGCGCGGCGACGTCGCCACGCGCTACAGCTTCCGCGATCGCAAGATCGACGTGCTGGTGCGCGCACGCGAAACCGACCGTGCCTCCGTCGACAGCATCCGCCGCCTCATCGTGAACCCGGGCAGCAACCGTCCGGTCACGCTGGACTCGGTGGCGGACGTGGTCGCGACCACAGGCCCGAGCGAAATCCATCGCGCCGACCAGGTGCGTGTGGCGATCGTCTCGGCGAACCTGCGCGACATCGACCTGGGCACCGCCGTGCGCGAAGTCCAGGACATGGTGTCCAAGCAGCCCATCGGTGCCGGCGTCACCATGCACATCGGCGGGCAGGGCGAGGAACTGGCCGAATCGGTGAACGCGCTGCTGTTCGCGTTCGGCCTGGCGGTCTTCCTGGTGTACCTGGTGATGGCGTCGCAGTTCGAATCGCTGCTGCATCCGTTCGTCATCCTGTTCACCATTCCGCTGGCGCTGGTCGGTGCGGTGCTCGCGCTGCTGATCACCAACTCGCCGGTGTCGGTGGTGGTGTTCATCGGCCTGATCCTGCTGGTCGGCCTGGTGGTGAAGAACGCGATCATCCTGGTCGACAAGGTGAACCAGTTGCGCGAGGCGGGCGTTCCCAAGCGCGAGGCGCTGGTGGAAGGCGCGCGTTCCCGACTGCGTCCGATCATCATGACCACGACCTGCACGCTGTTCGGCTTCCTGCCGCTGGCGCTGGCCATGGGCGAGGGTGCCGAAGTGCGTTCGCCGATGGCGATCACCGTGATCGGCGGCCTGCTGGTCTCCACGCTGCTGACGCTGGTGGTGATCCCGGTGGTGTACGACCTGCTGGATCGCCGTCCGGACGAGTATTACGTCAAGCGTGCCAAGCGCACGCACGTCCCTTCGGGCGAGTCGGCGGAAGGCGCCGGCGGCCAGGTCGAGCCGGTCTGA
- a CDS encoding deoxyribodipyrimidine photo-lyase: protein MSASESTALALVWFRNDLRLDDNPALQAALDNGYVPIPVYIHAPDEGGDWKPGAASDAWRHRSLAALDGALRKRGSHLRYFFGPSLATLQSLIATTGAEAVFWNRRYEPAYERRDANIKTTLRQQGLRAESFNAALLFEPWMVRNKQGQPFKVFTPFWKALLAQWQLGLCSDAAGRLPSSEEGPSGVPLDALHLAPERDWDRAFWNEWTPGEEGARAALETFVDGALRGYGEQRDRPDRVGTSRLSPHLHFGEIAPWRVASVLERERSAANGGDVDAYLRELGWREFAYHLLHHFPETPDHNFDARFNDFPWANASEARMADWQRGATGVPIIDAGMRELWATGWMHNRVRMIVASFLTKHLRYHWRHGARWFWDTLVDADLANNTLGWQWVAGTGADAAPYFRVFNPVLQASKFDPDGRYIARWLPELAGLPVPLRFAPWQDPAALRRVAPDYPPQPLVDMGAGRDAALAAYRKLRAG, encoded by the coding sequence ATGTCCGCAAGCGAGTCGACAGCGCTGGCGCTGGTCTGGTTCCGCAATGACCTGCGGCTGGACGACAACCCCGCCTTGCAGGCCGCACTCGACAACGGCTACGTGCCGATCCCGGTCTACATCCATGCGCCGGACGAAGGCGGCGACTGGAAGCCCGGTGCGGCCTCCGACGCATGGCGGCATCGCTCGCTGGCCGCGCTGGACGGCGCGCTGCGCAAGCGCGGCTCGCACCTGCGCTACTTCTTCGGTCCGAGCCTGGCGACGCTGCAGTCGCTGATCGCGACCACGGGTGCCGAGGCGGTGTTCTGGAACCGTCGCTACGAACCGGCCTACGAGCGCCGCGATGCGAACATCAAGACCACGCTGCGCCAGCAGGGCCTGCGCGCGGAGAGCTTCAATGCCGCGTTGTTGTTCGAGCCGTGGATGGTGCGCAACAAGCAGGGGCAGCCGTTCAAGGTGTTCACGCCGTTCTGGAAGGCGCTACTGGCGCAGTGGCAGCTGGGCTTGTGCTCCGATGCGGCGGGCCGACTGCCCTCGAGCGAAGAGGGGCCGTCCGGCGTGCCATTGGATGCGCTCCACCTGGCCCCGGAACGCGACTGGGATCGCGCCTTCTGGAACGAATGGACGCCGGGCGAGGAGGGCGCGCGCGCCGCGCTGGAAACCTTCGTCGACGGCGCGCTGCGCGGTTACGGCGAGCAGCGTGATCGCCCGGACCGCGTCGGCACGTCGCGCCTGTCGCCGCACCTTCACTTCGGCGAGATCGCGCCCTGGCGGGTGGCGTCCGTGCTGGAGCGCGAGCGCAGCGCCGCCAATGGCGGCGATGTCGACGCCTACCTGCGCGAACTGGGCTGGCGCGAATTCGCCTACCACCTGCTGCACCACTTCCCGGAAACGCCGGATCACAACTTCGACGCGCGGTTCAACGACTTCCCGTGGGCCAACGCATCGGAGGCCCGCATGGCCGACTGGCAACGCGGGGCCACCGGCGTTCCGATCATCGATGCCGGCATGCGCGAACTGTGGGCCACCGGCTGGATGCACAACCGCGTGCGCATGATCGTGGCGAGCTTCCTGACCAAGCACCTTCGCTACCACTGGCGGCACGGCGCGCGTTGGTTCTGGGACACGCTGGTCGACGCGGATCTGGCCAACAACACGCTCGGCTGGCAATGGGTCGCCGGCACGGGAGCGGATGCCGCGCCGTACTTTCGTGTGTTCAATCCGGTGCTGCAGGCGTCGAAGTTCGATCCCGATGGCCGTTACATCGCGCGCTGGCTGCCCGAACTGGCCGGGCTGCCGGTGCCACTGCGCTTCGCACCGTGGCAGGACCCGGCGGCCCTTCGGCGCGTCGCCCCGGACTATCCGCCGCAACCACTGGTGGACATGGGCGCCGGTCGCGACGCGGCGTTGGCGGCCTATCGCAAGCTGCGCGCCGGATGA
- a CDS encoding wax ester/triacylglycerol synthase family O-acyltransferase, with protein sequence MSRVDTAWLRMERPTNPMMITGVLMFAEPMSLERLKRVVKERFLSYRRFRQKAVVTPSGAQWETDLNFNLDWHVQHAALPGRGDKRTLERFVSQLASSALNHDRPLWQFHLVERYEGGGSALVARIHHSYADGIALVQVLLSLTDTGPDADDGTELPRTWLKQQHAGVARRVGAVDRYVQLGSKVVEKGLEMYRDPTLAAVLAKEGGEIARELLNALALSDDPPSLLRGRLGVSKRVAWAEPLDLEEVKAVGRACDCTVNDVLMATAAGALRSYMIERGDHVDGLTLRATVPVNLRPLEHARKLGNHFGLVFLDLPVGEGNPIRRLERVAQCMEDLKQSRQAIVAYGLLAALGMAPASVQGLALELFSRKATAVATNVPGPQQPLYLAGCMLREMMFWVPQTGSIGVGISILSYNGRVHFGLIADGRLIPDPDAVIRRFGAEFEKLLYLSLMGNWDTRLDADAAEALMPAAN encoded by the coding sequence ATGTCGCGGGTGGATACCGCCTGGCTGCGCATGGAGCGGCCGACCAATCCGATGATGATCACCGGCGTGCTGATGTTCGCCGAGCCGATGTCGCTGGAGCGCCTCAAGCGCGTGGTGAAGGAGCGCTTCCTGTCGTACCGGCGCTTCCGCCAAAAGGCCGTGGTCACCCCGTCCGGCGCACAGTGGGAAACCGATCTGAACTTCAACCTGGACTGGCACGTCCAGCATGCCGCGTTGCCGGGCCGGGGCGACAAGCGCACGCTGGAACGGTTCGTCAGCCAGTTGGCGTCTTCGGCGCTCAACCACGATCGCCCGCTCTGGCAGTTTCATCTGGTCGAACGCTATGAGGGTGGTGGCTCGGCGCTGGTAGCGCGCATCCATCACAGCTATGCCGACGGCATCGCGCTGGTGCAGGTGCTGCTCTCGCTGACCGACACCGGCCCCGATGCCGACGACGGCACCGAGCTGCCGCGCACCTGGCTCAAGCAGCAGCATGCCGGGGTGGCGCGTCGCGTCGGTGCCGTGGACCGCTACGTGCAACTGGGAAGCAAGGTCGTCGAGAAGGGATTGGAGATGTACCGCGATCCGACCCTCGCCGCGGTGCTGGCGAAGGAAGGCGGCGAGATCGCACGCGAGCTGCTCAATGCGCTGGCGCTTTCGGACGATCCACCGTCGTTGCTGCGCGGTCGCCTGGGCGTGAGCAAGCGCGTGGCCTGGGCCGAGCCGCTGGACCTGGAGGAAGTGAAAGCCGTCGGCCGCGCGTGTGACTGCACCGTCAACGATGTGCTGATGGCCACCGCCGCCGGCGCGCTGCGCAGTTACATGATCGAGCGAGGTGACCACGTCGATGGCCTCACGCTGCGCGCCACGGTGCCGGTGAACCTGCGGCCGCTCGAACATGCACGCAAGCTGGGCAATCACTTCGGGCTGGTGTTCCTCGACCTGCCGGTGGGCGAGGGCAATCCGATCCGTCGACTGGAACGGGTCGCGCAGTGCATGGAAGACCTCAAACAATCGCGCCAGGCCATCGTTGCCTACGGGCTGCTCGCCGCGTTGGGCATGGCGCCGGCGTCGGTGCAGGGGCTCGCGCTGGAGCTTTTCAGCCGCAAGGCCACGGCGGTAGCGACCAACGTGCCTGGCCCGCAGCAGCCGCTTTATCTGGCCGGCTGCATGCTGCGCGAGATGATGTTCTGGGTGCCGCAGACCGGTTCGATCGGCGTGGGCATTTCGATCCTGAGCTACAACGGTCGCGTGCATTTTGGTCTGATCGCAGATGGTCGATTGATCCCCGATCCCGACGCAGTGATTCGCCGCTTCGGTGCGGAATTCGAGAAGCTGCTGTATCTGTCGCTGATGGGGAACTGGGACACGCGCCTGGATGCCGACGCCGCCGAAGCATTGATGCCTGCCGCAAACTGA
- a CDS encoding efflux RND transporter periplasmic adaptor subunit, whose product MRHFTRNRSRGLARAAVVLLPCLLLLSACKGGGEGEAQAKAGEDKKGPEAVPVEVAKASRRAVAASYTGTAPLEPVAESQVVAKTSGVALNVMVEEGQQVRAGQSLVRLDSARSELAAAQTAAQMRKLEANYARAKQMADQKLLSANDNDQLRFDLEEARAANRMANLELSYASVEAPISGVIASRSIKTGNFVQINTPIFRIVDTSRLEATLNVPERELVTLKAGLPVALVVDALPGKTFQGTVDRVSPVVDSGSGTFRVVCAFKGDGILQPGMFGRIKIDYDQRADALVVPRVALLEDDGDPAVFVVTGDKTKRVPVKLGYMDGSWAEVREGVKEGEQVVIAGKTALRDGSVVQVLGQPQAKKPEVASVAKSDNKQ is encoded by the coding sequence ATGCGTCACTTCACCCGAAATCGCAGCCGTGGTCTCGCCCGCGCCGCTGTCGTCCTGTTGCCGTGCCTGTTGCTGCTCAGCGCCTGCAAGGGCGGGGGCGAAGGCGAGGCCCAGGCCAAGGCCGGGGAGGACAAGAAGGGTCCCGAAGCCGTGCCGGTCGAGGTCGCCAAGGCCTCCCGTCGCGCCGTCGCCGCCAGCTACACCGGCACCGCGCCGCTGGAGCCGGTGGCCGAGTCGCAGGTGGTCGCCAAGACCTCGGGCGTTGCCCTCAACGTGATGGTCGAGGAAGGTCAGCAGGTCCGCGCCGGCCAGAGCCTGGTGCGTCTGGATTCGGCCCGCTCCGAGCTGGCCGCCGCGCAGACCGCCGCGCAGATGCGCAAGCTCGAGGCCAACTACGCCCGCGCCAAGCAGATGGCCGACCAGAAGCTGCTCAGCGCCAACGACAACGACCAGCTCCGTTTCGATCTTGAAGAAGCCCGCGCCGCCAACCGCATGGCGAACCTGGAGCTGTCCTACGCCAGCGTCGAAGCGCCGATCTCCGGCGTGATCGCCTCGCGTTCGATCAAGACCGGCAACTTCGTCCAGATCAACACGCCGATCTTCCGCATCGTCGACACCTCGCGCCTGGAGGCCACGCTCAACGTGCCCGAGCGCGAGCTGGTGACGCTGAAGGCCGGCCTCCCGGTCGCGCTGGTCGTCGACGCCCTGCCGGGCAAGACCTTCCAGGGCACGGTGGATCGCGTTTCGCCGGTGGTCGATTCGGGCAGCGGTACCTTCCGCGTCGTGTGCGCGTTCAAGGGCGACGGCATCCTGCAGCCGGGCATGTTCGGCCGCATCAAGATCGACTACGACCAGCGCGCCGACGCCCTCGTCGTACCGCGCGTGGCGCTGCTGGAAGACGACGGCGACCCGGCGGTGTTCGTGGTCACCGGCGACAAGACCAAGCGCGTGCCGGTCAAGCTGGGTTACATGGACGGTTCGTGGGCCGAAGTCCGCGAAGGCGTGAAGGAAGGCGAGCAGGTCGTGATCGCGGGCAAGACCGCGCTGCGCGACGGCTCGGTGGTGCAGGTGCTGGGCCAGCCGCAGGCGAAGAAGCCCGAAGTCGCCTCGGTCGCCAAGTCCGACAACAAGCAGTAA
- a CDS encoding glycine zipper 2TM domain-containing protein — MRRSRTFVPALILGALGLALTSNAAAWQTKSSTAAKSSTSTKRPRCYDVEVEKPKEVKDEHKITGTVVGGLAGGLLGNQVGGGSGKKIATAAGAVGGAFAGRKIQDNQQKKTETVVERRCDP, encoded by the coding sequence ATGCGTCGTTCCCGCACATTCGTTCCCGCCCTGATTCTGGGCGCGCTCGGCCTGGCGCTGACGTCTAACGCTGCCGCCTGGCAGACCAAGAGTTCCACCGCCGCCAAGAGCAGCACGAGCACCAAGCGACCGCGCTGCTACGACGTCGAAGTCGAGAAGCCCAAGGAGGTCAAGGACGAGCACAAGATCACCGGCACGGTGGTCGGTGGCCTCGCAGGCGGCCTGCTCGGCAACCAGGTGGGCGGGGGCAGCGGCAAGAAGATCGCCACGGCGGCCGGTGCCGTCGGCGGCGCGTTCGCCGGTCGCAAGATCCAGGACAACCAGCAGAAGAAGACCGAAACGGTGGTCGAGCGGCGCTGCGATCCATAG
- a CDS encoding cytochrome c, with the protein MTNKILAIALLASIALVGCSGGDTPAEHSAADRAEGHTSSSAGLPAGHIASGEKLAQTKGKATGQSCVDCHGAEGNAPIDETYPKLAGQYYDYIAHSLQAYRDGDREHALMSSQAKELTDQQIADLAAYFGSRESKLRDLHDVHSHN; encoded by the coding sequence ATGACGAACAAGATCCTCGCCATCGCCCTGCTCGCTTCCATTGCGCTCGTCGGCTGCTCCGGCGGCGACACGCCGGCCGAGCATTCGGCGGCCGACCGCGCCGAAGGCCACACCTCCTCGTCCGCCGGCCTGCCGGCCGGTCATATCGCCTCCGGCGAGAAGCTGGCCCAGACCAAGGGCAAGGCCACCGGCCAGTCCTGCGTGGACTGCCACGGCGCCGAAGGCAACGCCCCGATCGACGAGACCTACCCCAAGCTCGCCGGCCAGTACTACGACTACATCGCGCACTCGCTGCAGGCCTACCGCGACGGCGACCGCGAACACGCGCTGATGTCGAGCCAGGCGAAGGAACTGACCGACCAGCAGATCGCCGACCTCGCCGCCTACTTCGGCTCGCGCGAGAGCAAGCTGCGCGATCTGCACGACGTGCACAGCCACAACTGA